The following are encoded together in the Acipenser ruthenus chromosome 24, fAciRut3.2 maternal haplotype, whole genome shotgun sequence genome:
- the LOC131700648 gene encoding kelch-like protein 25: MSVSVHENRKSRSSTGSMNISLFHKPSHPDSVLTHLNTLRKQCMFTDVTLCAGERSFSCHRAVLAACSRYFEAMFSGGLRESLDSEVNFHDSVHPEVLELLLDFAYSSRVVINEENAESLLEAGDMLQFHDIRDAAAEFLEKNLHSSNCLGMMLLSDAHQCKRLYELSWRMCLVHFEAVRDSEDFYGLSKDKLLDLIISDELEVEDEQIVYHAVIRWVRCDLDSRKDHLPELLRGIRLALLPSEYLIEAVACEELVLSDKRSRQIVEEAVQCKKRILQNDGVVTSPCARPRMAGHTLLILGGQTFMCDKIYQVDHKAKEIIPKSDLPSPRKEFSACAIGCKVYVTGGRGSENGVSKDVWVYDTVHEEWSKGAPMLIARFGHGSAELENCLYVVGGHTAIAGVFPASPSVSLKQVERYDPLTNKWIMMAPLRDGVSNAAVVSAKLKLFVFGGTTIHRDKASKVQCYDPVENRWAIAAECPQPWRYTAAAVLGSQIFIMGGDTEFTAVSAYRFDCETNQWTRVGDMTSKRMSCHAVASGNKLYVVGGYFGTQRCKTLDCYDPTSDSWNSITTVPYSLIPTAFVSTWKHLPA; encoded by the coding sequence ATGTCTGTCAGCGTGCACGAGAACCGGAAGTCCCGCTCCAGCACGGGATCTATGAACATCTCCCTGTTCCACAAGCCCTCGCACCCGGACAGCGTGCTTACCCACCTCAACACCCTGCGCAAGCAGTGCATGTTTACTGACGTCACCCTGTGTGCGGGCGAGCGCTCCTTCTCCTGCCACCGCGCCGTGCTGGCTGCCTGCAGCCGCTACTTCGAGGCCATGTTCAGCGGGGGCCTGCGCGAGAGCCTGGACAGCGAGGTGAACTTCCACGACAGCGTGCACCCCGaggtgctggagctgctgctggacTTCGCCTACTCCTCGCGGGTCGTCATCAACGAGGAGAATGCGGAGTCCCTGCTGGAGGCCGGGGACATGCTACAGTTCCACGACATCCGGGACGCAGCGGCTGAGTTCCTGGAGAAGAACCTGCACTCCTCCAACTGCCTCGGCATGATGCTGCTCTCGGACGCCCATCAGTGCAAGCGCCTCTACGAGCTCTCCTGGAGGATGTGCCTGGTACACTTCGAGGCTGTGAGGGACTCGGAGGACTTCTATGGACTCTCCAAGGACAAGCTCTTGGATCTCATCATCAGTGACGAGCTGGAGGTCGAGGATGAGCAGATAGTCTACCATGCCGTCATCCGCTGGGTCCGCTGCGACCTGGACAGCAGGAAGGACCACCTCCCAGAGCTCCTGAGGGGGATCCGCCTGGCCCTGCTGCCTTCTGAGTACTTGATTGAGGCGGTGGCCTGTGAGGAACTGGTGCTCTCAGACAAGAGGAGCCGGCAGATTGTGGAGGAGGCTGTCCAGTGCAAGAAGAGGATCCTTCAGAACGACGGAGTGGTCACCAGCCCCTGCGCACGCCCCCGCATGGCTGGACACACCCTGCTCATCCTGGGGGGCCAGACCTTCATGTGCGACAAGATCTACCAGGTGGACCACAAGGCCAAGGAGATCATCCCCAAGTCGGACCTGCCTAGCCCCAGGAAGGAGTTCAGTGCCTGTGCCATTGGGTGCAAAGTATACGTAACTGGGGGGCGGGGGTCTGAGAATGGTGTTTCCAAGGATGTTTGGGTTTATGACACAGTTCACGAAGAGTGGTCTAAAGGCGCCCCTATGTTGATCGCTCGCTTTGGTCACGGCTCTGCCGAACTGGAGAACTGCTTGTACGTCGTTGGCGGACACACAGCCATAGCAGGCGTATTCCCTGCCTCCCCTTCCGTCTCTCTAAAGCAGGTGGAGAGGTACGACCCCCTCACCAACAAGTGGATAATGATGGCGCCCCTGAGGGACGGAGTAAGCAACGCAGCCGTGGTCAGCGCTAAACTGAAATTGTTTGTTTTCGGCGGCACCACCATCCACCGGGACAAAGCCTCCAAGGTCCAGTGCTACGACCCTGTGGAAAACCGCTGGGCCATCGCGGCCGAGTGCCCCCAGCCATGGCGATACACAGCCGCCGCGGTCTTGGGCAGCCAGATCTTCATCATGGGCGGTGATACCGAATTCACCGCCGTCTCCGCCTACCGCTTCGACTGTGAGACCAATCAGTGGACACGAGTCGGAGACATGACCTCCAAACGCATGAGCTGCCACGCCGTGGCTTCCGGCAACAAGCTCTATGTGGTGGGGGGCTACTTTGGCACCCAGCGCTGTAAGACGTTAGACTGCTACGACCCTACCTCGGACAGCTGGAATAGTATAACCACTGTGCCTTACTCCCTCATTCCTACTGCATTTGTCAGCACTTGGAAACACCTACCTGCCTGA